One part of the Pseudomonas urmiensis genome encodes these proteins:
- the hfq gene encoding RNA chaperone Hfq produces MSKGHSLQDPYLNTLRKEKVPVSIYLVNGIKLQGSIESFDQFVVLLKNTVSQMVYKHAISTVVPARPVRLPSPSDSESGDSEPGNA; encoded by the coding sequence ATGTCAAAAGGGCATTCGCTACAAGACCCTTACTTGAACACCTTGAGAAAAGAAAAGGTCCCGGTTTCGATCTATCTGGTCAACGGGATCAAGCTGCAGGGCTCGATCGAATCTTTCGACCAGTTCGTGGTACTGCTGAAGAACACCGTCAGCCAGATGGTCTACAAGCACGCTATCTCGACCGTGGTCCCAGCTCGTCCGGTTCGCCTGCCAAGCCCGTCCGATTCCGAGAGCGGCGACAGCGAGCCAGGCAACGCCTGA